One Mya arenaria isolate MELC-2E11 chromosome 5, ASM2691426v1 genomic window carries:
- the LOC128233651 gene encoding uncharacterized protein LOC128233651: protein MGHDKLSIVSFNSSRRGLSSLPNAQRSPYLERILEASAPEICLLPGDDKAVSMNAVMGYGQYKVPSADGTVLLFDNNRVRMRSPNVSFNTFGPLPGLDMNNMVCPGVEVLSLTPSGNKSVVKEFSIVTWKHTMFTEANVKIETLAENLILFSQRLALSTGKPVLVGGELTIDHGSLKEIVGRLSKDGQEKFLSEVQPGMEMFGFLPSMTKGSFRDVRHLFMMNVFKCSSGTNGFVQQRNEALVADCFIASKSLELTEAKLVDVEQVTGRQITMEMLRKHCPTETSVHIPQRPPKHHGG, encoded by the coding sequence ATGGGACACGATAAGCTGTCTATCGTGAGCTTTAATTCGTCTCGAAGAGGACTGAGCTCCTTGCCGAACGCCCAAAGGAGTCCATACTTAGAGAGAATTCTCGAAGCTTCTGCGCCGGAAATTTGCCTATTGCCAGGTGATGACAAAGCCGTGTCGATGAACGCGGTGATGGGTTATGGACAATACAAGGTCCCATCTGCCGACGGGACAGTTCTGTTGTTTGATAACAACAGGGTTAGGATGAGAAGTCCCAACGTCAGTTTCAACACATTTGGGCCATTGCCTGGACTAGACATGAACAACATGGTTTGTCCTGGTGTGGAAGTTCTGTCATTGACACCTTCCGGGAACAAGTCGGTAGTCAAAGAATTTTCGATTGTGACGTGGAAGCATACCATGTTCACCGAAGCTAATGTTAAAATCGAGACTCTTGCCGAGAACTTGATCTTGTTCTCACAGCGTCTGGCATTGTCGACAGGAAAGCCAGTTCTAGTTGGAGGGGAACTGACCATTGACCATGGATCCCTTAAAGAAATCGTAGGAAGGCTATCGAAGGATGGTCAAGAAAAGTTTCTATCGGAAGTCCAGCCAGGTATGGAAATGTTTGGCTTTCTGCCATCGATGACAAAGGGGTCGTTTCGAGATGTGCGTCACCTCTTCATGATGAACGTATTTAAATGTAGCAGTGGCACGAACGGCTTTGTTCAGCAGCGGAACGAAGCACTTGTTGCAGATTGCTTCATTGCATCAAAATCACTGGAGCTTACAGAAGCGAAGCTCGTTGATGTCGAGCAGGTAACTGGACGACAAATAACAATGGAAATGCTTCGCAAGCACTGCCCCACGGAAACTAGCGTGCACATTCCGCAGCGACCACCAAAGCACCATGGTGGCTAA